The DNA sequence TATTTTTTAGAAATCTAATATTATCATTATAATTTTCAATCCATATAGTTATAAATCCTAATTTATTTTTATCTATACTAAATTGAAGTTGCTCTAGTATATTTATAACTTCCTGTTTTAAGTCCTTATCTCTACAATTTATATAACAATCTAAATAGCATCTATACGATGCTTCTATATCAGATTGTAAAAACTTTAAATATGCTAAATTGTATAATAAGTCAATGTTTGTTGGATCTATCGCTAATCCCTTGTTTATAAACTCTTCAGCATAATTAAACTTATTTTCTTTTATATATATAATAGATTTGATTGAGTATATCTCTATCTTAAAATTTTCATAATCTGATTCATATTTTTCAAGATATTCTTTTGCAGCATCGATATTATCTTGTTCTATAAACAGTTTAATTTCTTCTATTATTTGCTTATTCATAATTACTCCTTTTGAATTTTTAAAAACTAAACTAAATCTTAAAAATATAAATAACTTATTTCATTATAATTTTTTTATATTTTCAGTAGCTTCTCTAACTATATCAGCTTCATTACAATTATTAATTATGTTCTCATAAAATTGCTTAGCTTCTTGCTTATCACCTATTAATTCTTTTAAATAAGCAATATTAAAAATAACATTAAAATCTTCACTACTATATATCCAAGAATTTTTCAGTAATTTTTCAGCTTTATCTAACTGGCTACTCATCAACGCTATTACAGCCTTCATATTTAGTATTTCAAATTCCTCACTAAACATAGATTCATATTCATTAATCATTTTTATGGCCTCATCTAAATTCCCACCATTTATGCTACTTTCAATTAACAACTTATATTTAATTTTGAGTTCCTTTAATTCTGTATTTTCATTTAATTCTTTTTCAAAATCAGATATTAATAGCTTAATACACTTTTTATAGTAAGGATTATCAATTAATAAATCTTTTAATTTTCTTATATATATTAATTCATCATTACTTTTATATTTTTCAATTTTTTTTAATTTTACGATAAATTCATCTTCTTCATTTCTAAGTAAATTTATTGCTTCTTCATTTTTTAAGTTTATATTATAAACTCTTCTTAGACATTCATAACTATAACTTATATACATATAGAATATTTTTTTATACTTGTCCCCAACTAAATTACCATACATTAATAGTGATTTTGATAAACAAGCATAAACTTGAAGCTTTTTATAATACATAGTATTTGAAACGTTTTCTAAGTAATTATATAATTTAATTATACATTCTCGCTTTGTTTTGATTAAATAATCAGTGAAATTTTGCATTTTTATGTAACTAACATTGTTTAAGACATTTTCTATATTAAAATTATTTTCTATAGCATAATATAAAATTTCTGAAAAATACACTTCTTTTTCTTCTTTTAAAATGTAATTGTACTCTTCTTCATTTAAAGTCATACCTAATCTAATTTTATTTAAAATTCCATAGTTATCATCAATATTTGAAAGTATTTTATAAAATTTTGCCTTATCATTTTCTTTTACTCTATTTAATATTGATTCTATAGCTACTTTAAATTTATTTTCTTGAGATTTAGATCCTGAAATTTTATTAAATAACTCAATTATTTTCTCTTCTTTGTTAAGTTTATATAAACTCATAAATACAACTAAATATGCTTCTTCTAAAACATTTATCGACATACTATCAATATCTTTTATAACATCTTCATACATTTCTAGTTTATAATAATTATCCATTATATTAATAATAGCTTTTTCTTTATTAAGTAACGTATCATAATTACATTCTGTATTATTTGCTTGTGTGGTTATATTGAAATTTTCTGTCAGATAAAGATATCTTTTATAACTTTCTATACTTTTTTTATTTTTGTTTAATTGTTTTTGGCTAGTTGCTAAATAATAATATATATCTATATTTCTATCATCTTTTTTTATATACTTAATACATAAATTTTCACACTTATCAAACTCACTTAAATCTACATATAAATTTGCCAAATCTAGAGTTACAAATAGAGGTATATACTTATTTTTTTCATATATCTCATATCCTTTTTCAATGTAGAAAAGTGCATCTTCATAATTTTTAGATATTATATACTGCTTCCCTAGTTGATAATTTATATATGGATTATTAGGATTTTTTTCTATTTCTTTTAATAAAATAGCTTTATTTCTACTTTCCTTTAACTGCCTCACTTCTTCATCTTCAAATAAATAGCCATAATGATTAAATCTTGCTATATCATTGTATGTAGGACTTTTAAATATTGGTTGTTCATGAATCGCACCTTCATATCTAAAGCCATCATAATTTTTAAATAATCTTAATAGAGGATCAATACTATAACGATCTTCATCCTCAGAAAAAATATTTTTTAATGTTATAGTTGCACTATTGTATTTTTTACATAAATTCGAATTAAAGAATTCTTTTAGTTTATCATAATTAGTTAACTGCTCATCTGCATCTAAAATAAGTATCCATTCTCCACTTGCATGACTAATTGATATATTTCTCATTTGTCCAAAGTCATTACTCCAATTGGCAAAAAATACTTTATCAGTATGTTTCTTTGCTATTTCAACAGTAGAATCATCCGAACCAGTATCTAATATTATTAACTCACTATCAATTTCTTTCATTAAAGGTTTCAATGATTCTAATGTTTTATCTAAATATCGTTCCTCATTTTTTACCATCATTACAATACTTAATAACATATTAATAATCCTTTCAATCTATTAAATTTAAAAATAAAGAGTAAAGCATATTGCTTTACCCTTTAGTTTAAAATTTAATTAATACATTAATTATCTTAATAATTGAGTTACACTCTCAGGTTGTTGCTTAGCTTGAGCAACCATAGCTTGAGATGCTTGAGTTAATATGTTTAACTTAGATAACTTAACCATTTCCTTAGCAACATCTATATCTCTTATTCTAGACTCTGCAGCTGATAAGTTTTCAGTAGAAGTTGTTAAGTTTGAAGAAGTACACTCTAATCTATTTTGAGTTGCTCCTAATGTAGCTCTTCCTGTATTTATAGCTTCTAAAGCTTTATCTACGCTAGCTACGTAAGATTGTGCTTTAGTTGCATCTGCTACATCTATTTTTGATAAAGTCTTAGCTTGTGCTACTAAGTCTATTGTAGTTATTTTTCTTGTTTCAGTATTAGCACCAGCTTGTATAGTGAAGTTTGTAGTACCACTTAATAAGTTTTTACCATTGAATTTAGTTTCTTTACCTATTTTATCCATTTCCTCTTGTAATTGAGTTAATTCTGTTTTTATCTTATCTTTATCTGTAGTATCTAAAGTATCATTTCCAGCTTGTATTCCAAGTTCTCTCATTCTTTGAGCTATGTTTCCAGCTTCTTGTAAAGCACCTTCAGCAGTTTGTACCATAGATATACCATCTTGTACGTTTCTATCTGCTTGTTCCATACCTCTTATTTGAGATCTCATTTTTTCTGAAACTGCTAATCCTGCAGCGTCATCTCCAGCTTTAGTTATTCTTAATCCTGTAGATAACTTCTCCATAGCTTTTCCTGATAATGCAGTGTTTTTTGCCATTTGGTTAGTTGCAACCATAGCGTTTAAGTTAGTGTTTATTCTCATTTTTATACTCTCCTTAGTTTTTTTTCGACATCCTTGTCTTTTTTATGTGCAATCACTTGATCTAGTATTGCCTCTAATATTATATATCGGAATACTTTTAAAATACTTTACACTTTTTTATTAAAAATATTTAATTTTTCTTTACTAAAGCTAACATATGAGTTATTTGCTTGTATAGACTTCTTATGTTCCTTTATTTCCATCTTAACTTTAATCATTTTTTCCTTTAATAAAGAATGTACTTTTTTATCTATTTCAAGTATTCCATCTTCAACAAGTATTTGTTTAAATAGATTTTTATCATTTACACTATCTAATATTTCTTGTCGTTTATCTAAAAGTATATTTACATCATAAGAATCATTTTTTTCCAAGTTTTTTATAATATCTAATGATATTTCTTTATACTTTTTAGCAAGTTCCTCCATAAGCTCTCCTCCTTAAGACTACGCTTGTGCAAAGTAGTTCATTTGAGAGTTTAATTTATTCATACTAGATTCTAGTTGTCCAAATTGCTTATATAGTTGATCTTCTCTTTTATCCATTTTTCTTTGAAGACTTTTTATCATATCTTCTTGTCTTTTTAATTGTTCTGAGTAATAGTTTTTAACAGCAGATGAAGTTTTTTCAAGTCCAGCTTTTCTTGCAAATATAGAAGATGATCCACCTACATAGTTATTCATAGTTTTTCTCATTTTTTCTAATACACTATTATTATTACCTGCGAAAGCTTTATAAACTCTATCACCTTCATTTTGAAGTGCTTTTCTAAATTTATCTTCATTTATGGATATCTGTCCTCTTTTGTTATAATCTTCACTTGAAGTTAATCCACATTCATTTAAAAATTTAGTATTTTCTCCAAATATAGCATTTTGCATATGATCCATAAAAGTTCTCATCTCAGAATCATTTCTTAATAATCCTACTTTAGCTTTTTTCTCCCATTTCTCAATTTCTTCTTCTTTCATATCTTCTTTTTGAGCATCTGTTAAAGGTTGGAAGTCCTTATTTTTCTTCTCAGTTACAAGGCCATATACTTTGTCCATTATTTTATTGTAGTCTTCAGCAAACTTTTTCATATTCTCAACTACAGGCTCTACATCTTGAGAAGAGCTGATATCTGCACTTCCTTCAGCATGAACACTATAATTTATTCCATCTATAGTAAATGAATTTGATTCTTCATTTAATGTTTTACTAAATGTTTTATCTTTAGAAGATTTAACTATTATTTCTGCATTTTCTCCTTTTGGAACATCACTTAATCCTAAAAAATCCATTGGACTTGTTGAGCTTCCTTTAGAACTAATAAAGCTTAATTTAGAGCTTTCTCCTGTTTTATTAGTTTCAATAGTAAGTTTTCCTGTCATGTCACTAAAACTTGCTTTTACCTTACCATCAGTACTTTCGTTGATTTTTGCAATTAAAGAATCTACAGTATCATCAGAATTTATAGTTATCTCTTTTGATACATCTTTGCCATCTTTTCCAAAACTTATAGTAAACTTACGTTCTTCTTTTAAGCCAAGATCATTTAATTTAGATTCTCTTTTTATAGTTGCTCCATTTGTAGCTTCTTTTGAAGTTGTACTTGCAGGTTTAGCTAAATGTACAACTTCAAAATTATAATCTACATTATTAGCCCCTGCACTTCCAGTAGCTGTCATAACCTTATCATTAGAACTTGATACTTTTGTCGAGTTCCACGCTTTTGATGTTATTATAGAGTCTTTTGATGTTACTGAAAAGTATTTATCTTGAAGATCTTTTACATCTTTAATTACTGCTCTATATATTTCTTGTTGCCATTTTACACTTTGTTGCTTTTGCTTTGCTTTGTCAACTTTATTTTGTTCTCCTGAAAGCATTTGTTTTATCATGCTATCAGTATCCATTCCAGTTGCAAGCCCTGGTATTCTTACAGTATTTATTCTAGTCATAGTGTTTCCTCCTATTTACCAGACTTTATTTTTTTATCAACCTCATGCCACATATCTCTTATTTCTTCTATTAAAGGAAGTACATTATCTATTATTTTTACATCCTTTTTTATATTAGCCATAGCCAACTGACTT is a window from the Paraclostridium sordellii genome containing:
- a CDS encoding glycosyltransferase, producing the protein MLLSIVMMVKNEERYLDKTLESLKPLMKEIDSELIILDTGSDDSTVEIAKKHTDKVFFANWSNDFGQMRNISISHASGEWILILDADEQLTNYDKLKEFFNSNLCKKYNSATITLKNIFSEDEDRYSIDPLLRLFKNYDGFRYEGAIHEQPIFKSPTYNDIARFNHYGYLFEDEEVRQLKESRNKAILLKEIEKNPNNPYINYQLGKQYIISKNYEDALFYIEKGYEIYEKNKYIPLFVTLDLANLYVDLSEFDKCENLCIKYIKKDDRNIDIYYYLATSQKQLNKNKKSIESYKRYLYLTENFNITTQANNTECNYDTLLNKEKAIINIMDNYYKLEMYEDVIKDIDSMSINVLEEAYLVVFMSLYKLNKEEKIIELFNKISGSKSQENKFKVAIESILNRVKENDKAKFYKILSNIDDNYGILNKIRLGMTLNEEEYNYILKEEKEVYFSEILYYAIENNFNIENVLNNVSYIKMQNFTDYLIKTKRECIIKLYNYLENVSNTMYYKKLQVYACLSKSLLMYGNLVGDKYKKIFYMYISYSYECLRRVYNINLKNEEAINLLRNEEDEFIVKLKKIEKYKSNDELIYIRKLKDLLIDNPYYKKCIKLLISDFEKELNENTELKELKIKYKLLIESSINGGNLDEAIKMINEYESMFSEEFEILNMKAVIALMSSQLDKAEKLLKNSWIYSSEDFNVIFNIAYLKELIGDKQEAKQFYENIINNCNEADIVREATENIKKL
- a CDS encoding flagellin N-terminal helical domain-containing protein; this translates as MRINTNLNAMVATNQMAKNTALSGKAMEKLSTGLRITKAGDDAAGLAVSEKMRSQIRGMEQADRNVQDGISMVQTAEGALQEAGNIAQRMRELGIQAGNDTLDTTDKDKIKTELTQLQEEMDKIGKETKFNGKNLLSGTTNFTIQAGANTETRKITTIDLVAQAKTLSKIDVADATKAQSYVASVDKALEAINTGRATLGATQNRLECTSSNLTTSTENLSAAESRIRDIDVAKEMVKLSKLNILTQASQAMVAQAKQQPESVTQLLR
- the fliD gene encoding flagellar filament capping protein FliD, whose amino-acid sequence is MTRINTVRIPGLATGMDTDSMIKQMLSGEQNKVDKAKQKQQSVKWQQEIYRAVIKDVKDLQDKYFSVTSKDSIITSKAWNSTKVSSSNDKVMTATGSAGANNVDYNFEVVHLAKPASTTSKEATNGATIKRESKLNDLGLKEERKFTISFGKDGKDVSKEITINSDDTVDSLIAKINESTDGKVKASFSDMTGKLTIETNKTGESSKLSFISSKGSSTSPMDFLGLSDVPKGENAEIIVKSSKDKTFSKTLNEESNSFTIDGINYSVHAEGSADISSSQDVEPVVENMKKFAEDYNKIMDKVYGLVTEKKNKDFQPLTDAQKEDMKEEEIEKWEKKAKVGLLRNDSEMRTFMDHMQNAIFGENTKFLNECGLTSSEDYNKRGQISINEDKFRKALQNEGDRVYKAFAGNNNSVLEKMRKTMNNYVGGSSSIFARKAGLEKTSSAVKNYYSEQLKRQEDMIKSLQRKMDKREDQLYKQFGQLESSMNKLNSQMNYFAQA